The following proteins are encoded in a genomic region of Xenopus laevis strain J_2021 chromosome 3L, Xenopus_laevis_v10.1, whole genome shotgun sequence:
- the LOC121401295 gene encoding extracellular calcium-sensing receptor-like has product MHALIFAVEEINASPEILPNFTLGFQIFDTCITLRRAAQGTLSLLSGGEGITPNYHCHKRASLAGVVGDSGSTRSILMAHILGLYRYPQISYFSTSPILSERDLFPSFFRTIPSDEFQMRGLAQMVAHFCWSWVGILANDDDYGQFGLQVAKRELINGGACLAFTENILTGKPNRNAPHLAKVINNSTALVVVVITSNSDFFIVAEELLKQNVSGKIWVGSEAWSTSASLSVERFQALLVGTIGFAIHSGPFPKFTEYLNGLHPSKYPYDPYMMEFWETVFSCKWIQRENVNDTTYKLCTGNERLENFLIQEDHRSSLNIYAAVYAFALAIHNLIYCTPRSGPFQHNSCANITMFHPWHLLHYVKNVNFKAKDGSHIFFDAKGNPPAIYDIVNWQVNSKGTLEPVTVGSYNLNAPDGNILNIVSAKIIWFSNNTQVPVSKCNPSCRSGFRKVIVPGKPPCCYECARCPQGQISNQTDAVECDSCSWDTWPNLQQDRCLPRTTEFLSYEEPLGYILATISMFASLIPLTILGVFIKYKRTPIVQANNYYLSCLLLISLFFCFISSLSFIGYPQPAKCLLRQVAFGMVFSLCISCVLAKTITVVIAFSATKPGSRLRKWTGVKLSYCVIVFCILNQSCVCINWMILCPPFPEFDTDTQPGIIIINCNEGSPTAFWCMLGYLGLLASISFIVAFLARRLPDSFNEAKFITFSMLAFLSVWVSFIPAYLSARGMYTVAMEVFAILSSSWAVVICIFVPKCFIILFRPNMNSRTHLSIKTTHNI; this is encoded by the exons ATGCATGCCCTAATATTTGCTGTGGAGGAAATTAATGCCAGCCCTGAAATACTCCCCAACTTTACACTGGGTTTCCAAATATTTGACACTTGCATTACCTTAAGGAGAGCAGCACAAGGAACTCTTTCATTGTTGTCAGGAGGAGAAGGAATAACCCCAAATTATCATTGTCACAAAAGGGCATCTCTTGCTGGTGTTGTTGGTGACTCTGGGTCAACAAGATCCATTCTCATGGCCCACATCTTGGGATTGTACAGGTATCCACAG ATCAGTTATTTTTCAACCAGCCCTATTCTCAGTGAAAGAGATCTGTTTCCTTCATTTTTCCGTACCATACCCAGTGATGAATTCCAGATGAGAGGCTTAGCCCAGATGGTTGCTCACTTTTGTTGGTCTTGGGTTGGTATCTTGGCCAATGATGATGACTATGGTCAGTTCGGACTTCAGGTTGCAAAGCGGGAATTAATAAATGGTGGAGCTTGTTTAGCATTTACTGAAAATATATTGACTGGAAAACCCAACAGAAATGCTCCTCACCTTGCAAAAGTCATTAACAACTCAACAGCATTGGTTGTAGTTGTTATCACttctaattcagattttttcattgtGGCAGAAGAGCTGTTGAAGCAGAATGTGAGTGGCAAAATCTGGGTCGGCAGTGAAGCTTGGTCAACTTCAGCGTCCCTCTCTGTAGAAAGATTCCAGGCTTTGTTAGTGGGTACCATTGGTTTTGCCATCCACAGTGGACCATTTCCAAAGTTTACTGAGTATCTTAATGGTCTACACCCATCTAAATACCCTTATGATCCTTACATGATGGAATTTTGGGAAACAGTTTTCTCTTGTAAGTGGATTCAACGGGAGAATGTGAATGACACTACATATAAATTGTGCACAGGGAATGAAAGACTGGAGAACTTCTTAATCCAAGAAGATCACAGATCCTCCCTTAATATATACGCTGCTGTCTATGCATTTGCATTGGCCatacataatttaatttattgtacaCCTAGAAGTGGGCCATTTCAGCACAACTCATGTGCCAATATCACCATGTTTCATCCTTGGCAT ctCCTTCACTatgttaaaaatgtgaattttaaggCCAAAGATGGGAGCCACATATTCTTTGATGCAAAAGGAAACCCTCCAGCCATTTATGACATTGTGAATTGGCAAGTGAATAGCAAAGGAACACTGGAGCCGGTTACAGTTGGAAGTTATAACCTGAATGCACCTGATGGAAACATTTTGAATATAGTCAGTGCTAAAATTATTTGGTTCAGTAATAATACTCAG GTTCCTGTGTCTAAATGCAACCCAAGTTGTCGGTCAGGATTTAGGAAGGTGATTGTACCAGGAAAACCCCCTTGCTGCTATGAGTGTGCCCGGTGTCCCCAAGGACAGATTTCAAATCAAACAG ATGCTGTTGAATGTGATTCATGTTCCTGGGACACTTGGCCCAATCTACAACAGGACAGATGCTTACCAAGAACCACAGAATTCCTTTCCTATGAAGAACCTTTGGGTTACATTTTAGCCACTATATCTATGTTCGCATCTTTGATTCCACTTACTATTCTGggtgtttttataaaatacaaaagaacgCCAATTGTACAAGCTAACAACTATTACCTTAGCTGCCTCCTtcttatatcattatttttttgttttatttcttcctTGAGTTTCATTGGTTACCCCCAACCTGCAAAGTGCCTTCTACGCCAGGTGGCGTTTGGGATGGTTTTCAGTCTCTGCATCTCCTGTGTCCTGGCCAAAACTATCACTGTAGTTATTGCCTTCAGTGCAACCAAACCAGGCAGCAGGTTAAGAAAGTGGACCGGGGTAAAGTTGTCCTACTGTGTCATTGTGTTTTGCATCCTTAATCAGTCTTGTGTGTGTATAAACTGGATGATCTTGTGCCCCCCTTTCCCTGAATTTGACACTGATACACAACCTGGAATCATCATCATTAATTGTAATGAAGGGTCACCCACAGCTTTCTGGTGCATGCTGGGATACCTTGGCCTCTTGGCCTCCATCAGCTTCATTGTTGCCTTCCTGGCCAGACGTCTCCCTGACAGTTTCAATGAAGCCAAATTTATCACATTCAGTATGTTggctttcctcagtgtctgggtGTCCTTTATCCCAGCCTATCTCAGTGCACGGGGCATGTATACTGTGGCAATGGAGGTCTTTGCCATTTTATCTTCCAGTTGGGCTGTGGTGATCTGTATCTTTGtgccaaaatgttttattatattgtttagaCCCAACATGAACTCCAGAACACATCTTTCCATTAAAA